The following proteins are co-located in the Cyprinus carpio isolate SPL01 chromosome B19, ASM1834038v1, whole genome shotgun sequence genome:
- the LOC109054828 gene encoding TBC1 domain family member 5-like encodes MQHPNFETQHPLQQDEQETGYDPLQNYNRNRDRGSLDSAFESTFQSYRKEWDDLFQNNNYLAQIRQAGINGQLRSSRFRSVCWKLYLDVLPEDKTQWISRTKEHRAQYEKIKETHITNPRKAAGQQDLVVNNPLSQDEGSLWNKFFQDKELRAMIKQDVLRTFPEMLYFQEEDVRTKLTDILFCYARENEQLLYKQGMHELLAPIVFVLHCDHQAFQHASETANPSEEVKVLLDPKFHEHDAYAMFSLLMETAEPWFSSFEREVRKGKEEMLTSIPFARPQDLGPSVAIVTKVNRIQDQLVKKHDIELYMHLNRLEIAPQIYGIRWVRLLFGREFPLQDLLVVWDALFADSITLDLVDYVFVAMLLYIRDALIASNFQTCLGLLMHYPPIGDIHSLLLKALFLRDPKNNPRPVNYQFQQNLDYYKTRGADLVNKTRASNKAASLNINKVSSSLLNFGRKLIAPMGGGSSGISPINSEVISAPPPQAPVPHPLAEPPSCAAPSITQMKSQPFPQVHHQQRLLKSESMPVHLSKDVGSCGASRISLPAQIHSDTQGHTSRTVSSSPSTESLSGGRDHAMSSPPLPVSRGRDSSTSSPPPSATKKDSFLNISRSRSHSKTINKKDAEELEAQVSFLQGQINDLEAMSKYCAKMMNMHICKIQDVILQEHLEKEDEVLVSLAGLKQIKDILKGALRFNQSELESEENEEITIADDHYCSSQYSTLKDQSDPDHLSEDTAGSTIIQQKTPQHNNHQEGDMVAEKEEEEQEEEKVLTTENITTIPALQSTEGRNWDDYILVSQDDEPSESEEQSRTTTAPLFKHVQGLNKVDFQDPLMGTASGSSSPDDGSTHSKDSDFTIVNPTDL; translated from the exons ATGCAGCACCCAAACTTCGAAACACAACACCCGCTGCAGCAGGACGAGCAGGAGACGGGTTACGACCCTCTACAGAACTACAACAGGAACAGAGATC gAGGATCATTGGATAGTGCTTTTGAGTCCACGTTTCAATCATACAG AAAGGAGTGGGATGATTTGTTCCAGAACAATAACTATCTGGCGCAGATCAGGCAGGCTGGTATTAACGGACAATTACGGAGCAGCCGATTCCGCAGCGTATGCTGGAAG CTTTATCTGGACGTCCTGCCAGAAGATAAGACTCAATGGATTAGTCGAACCAAGGAACACAGAGCACAGTATGAGAAGATCAAAGAGACG CATATAACAAACCCTCGCAAAGCTGCTGGCCAGCAGGACCTGGTGGTGAACAACCCACTGTCACAGGATGAGGGG AGTCTATGGAATAAGTTCTTTCAGGACAAGGAGCTCAGGGCCATGATCAAACAAGATGTTTTACGAAC GTTTCCAGAGATGCTGTACTTCCAGGAAGAGGATGTCAGGACAAAGCTGACTGATATTCTCTTCTGCTACGCAAGAGAGAACGAACAGCTACTCTATAAGCAG GGCATGCATGAGTTACTGGCCCCTATAGTGTTTGTTCTCCACTGTGATCACCAGGCCTTTCAACATGCCAGTGAGACGGCCAATCCCAG TGAAGAGGTGAAAGTCCTTCTGGATCCTAAATTCCATGAGCATGACGCTTA TGCCATGTTTTCTCTGCTCATGGAGACAGCAGAACCCTGGTTCAGCAGTTTTGAACGGGAGGTCAGAAAG GGCAAAGAAGAGATGTTAACCAGCATCCCCTTTGCAAGACCACAGGACTTGGGCCCTTCTGTGGCCATTGTGACCAAAGTCAACCGAATTCAGGACCAGCTAGTAAAGAAACATGACATTGAGCTGTACATGCACCTCAACAGACTAGAAATAGCTCCCCAGATTTATGGCAT TCGCTGGGTTCGACTGCTGTTTGGTCGAGAGTTTCCCCTGCAGGATCTGTTGGTGGTCTGGGATGCTCTTTTCGCAGACAGCATCACTTTGGACCTGGTGGATTACGTGTTTGTCGCTATGCTTCTGTACATCAGAGATGCAT TGATCGCTAGTAACTTCCAGACGTGTCTCGGGCTCCTGATGCACTATCCTCCTATTGGAGACATCCACTCTCTGCTGCTGAAAGCACTCTTTCTCAGAGACCCTAAG AATAATCCAAGACCGGTAAACTACCAGTTCCAGCAAAACCTTGATTACTACAAAACCCGTGGGGCCGACTTGGTCAACAAGACTCG gGCCAGCAATAAAGCAGCATCTCTCAACATTAATAAAGTATCCAGTTCTCTTCTTAATTTCGGCCGGAAGCTCATCGCACCAATGGGAGGCGGCTCCAGCGGCATCTCGCCAATTAACAGTGAGGTGATATCAGCTCCTCCCCCTCAAGCTCCTGTGCCACACCCATTGGCCGAGCCTCCATCATGCGCCGCCCCCTCAATCACGCAGATGAAATCGCAGCCGTTTCCGCAAGTGCATCATCAGCAGCGGTTGCTGAAGTCTGAAAGTATGCCAGTACACCTCAGCAAAG ATGTAGGTTCTTGTGGAGCCTCTCGGATATCTCTCCCTGCCCAAATTCACTCTGATACCCAAG GCCACACCTCCAGGACGGTTAGCTCCTCCCCTAGCACTGAGAGTTTGTCTGGTGGGCGGGATCATGCAATGTCTTCCCCTCCTCTGCCGGTGTCCAGGGGCCGAGACTCTAGCACATCATCTCCTCCCCCCTCTGCCACAAAGAAAGACTCTTTCCTTAATATCAGTCGCTCGCGGTCCCACAGTAAAACTATAAACAAGAAGGATGCA GAGGAGCTGGAGGCACAGGTCTCGTTCTTACAGGGTCAGATTAATGACCTAGAGGCCATGAGTAAATATTGTGCCAAGATGATGAACATGCACATAT GCAAAATTCAAGATGTGATACTGCAGGAGCATCTGGAGAAGGAAGATGAGGTTCTGGTGTCACTTGCTGGACTAAAACAG ATTAAGGACATCCTGAAGGGGGCTCTCCGATTCAACCAGAGCGAGCTGGAGTCAGAGGAGAATGAGGAGATCACCATAGCAGATGATCACTACTGCTCTAGCCAGTATAGCACACTAAAGGATCAGAGTGATCCAGACCATTTGTCTGAAGACACAGCTGGTTCTACTATCATACAGCAAAAGACTCCACAGCACAACAACCACCAGGAAGGAGACATGGTAGCTGAGAAGGAAGAggaagagcaggaggaggagaaggtCTTGACAACTGAAAATATCACCACAATACCAGCGCTACAG TCCACTGAAGGGAGAAACTGGGACGACTACATCTTGGTCTCGCAGGATGACGAGCCATCTGAGAGTGAGGAGCAAAGCAGAACCACCACAGCTCCACTCTTTAAGCACGTACAAGGCCTAAACAAGGTGGATTTTCAAGACCCTCTGATGGGGACCGCATCTGGGTCCTCCAGTCCAGATGACGGCAGCACTCACAGCAAGGACTCTGATTTCACCATTGTTAATCCTACTGACCTTTGA
- the LOC109096291 gene encoding deleted in azoospermia-like isoform X1, whose product MYQGVQLPLCLICGLYSKDIQKHRQGFPSSLKLSNGYILPEGKMTPNTLFVGGIDMKVDENEISEFFAKYGSVKEVKIITYRGGICKGYGFVYFSEDVDIQTIVDQPISFKGKKLKLGPAIMKERNSRSMSSPMIGPSQWISPSPYVYCSCCPSGLAPPSPVFSGGNQYMQPYTYSSPPGFIVPQVPMNYAQTTYAYQYPLPQWCGEQRTRLVNQNYVDCGVQTLLTLL is encoded by the exons ATGTATCAGGGCGTTCAGTTACCCCTGTGCCTCATATGTGGATTATATTCAAAG GATATCCAGAAGCACCGTCAGGGATTCCCGTCCTCTCTGAAGTTGTCTAACGGTTATATTTTACCCGAGGGCAAGATGACGCCCAACACACTGTTCGTCGGCGGGATTGACATGAAG GTGGATGAGAACGAGATCAGCGAGTTCTTTGCCAAGTACGGGTCTGTAAAAGAAGTGAAAATCATCACTTATCGAGGAGGAATATGCAAAGG GTACGGTTTTGTGTATTTCAGTGAGGACGTTGATATCCAGACTATCGTTGAT CAGCCGATCAGTTTTAAAGGGAAAAAACTCAAACTGGGACCTGCCATCATGAAAGAGCGAAATTCTC GTTCCATGTCATCTCCAATGATTGGTCCATCACAGTGGATAAGCCCTAGCCCGTATGTGTACTGCAGCTGTTGTCCGTCAGGCCTGGCCCCGCCCTCACCTGTCTTCAGTGGAGGGAATCAGTACATGCAG CCTTACACATACTCCAGTCCTCCAGGATTTATTGTCCCACAGGTGCCCATGAACTATGCACAGACCACATATGCATACCAG TATCCCCTGCCACAGTGGTGTGGAGAGCAGAGGACGAGGCTTGTCAATCAG AACTATGTGGATTGTGGAGTCCAGACTTTGCTAACCCTTCTGTAG
- the LOC109096291 gene encoding deleted in azoospermia-like isoform X2: MDIQKHRQGFPSSLKLSNGYILPEGKMTPNTLFVGGIDMKVDENEISEFFAKYGSVKEVKIITYRGGICKGYGFVYFSEDVDIQTIVDQPISFKGKKLKLGPAIMKERNSRSMSSPMIGPSQWISPSPYVYCSCCPSGLAPPSPVFSGGNQYMQPYTYSSPPGFIVPQVPMNYAQTTYAYQYPLPQWCGEQRTRLVNQNYVDCGVQTLLTLL, encoded by the exons aTG GATATCCAGAAGCACCGTCAGGGATTCCCGTCCTCTCTGAAGTTGTCTAACGGTTATATTTTACCCGAGGGCAAGATGACGCCCAACACACTGTTCGTCGGCGGGATTGACATGAAG GTGGATGAGAACGAGATCAGCGAGTTCTTTGCCAAGTACGGGTCTGTAAAAGAAGTGAAAATCATCACTTATCGAGGAGGAATATGCAAAGG GTACGGTTTTGTGTATTTCAGTGAGGACGTTGATATCCAGACTATCGTTGAT CAGCCGATCAGTTTTAAAGGGAAAAAACTCAAACTGGGACCTGCCATCATGAAAGAGCGAAATTCTC GTTCCATGTCATCTCCAATGATTGGTCCATCACAGTGGATAAGCCCTAGCCCGTATGTGTACTGCAGCTGTTGTCCGTCAGGCCTGGCCCCGCCCTCACCTGTCTTCAGTGGAGGGAATCAGTACATGCAG CCTTACACATACTCCAGTCCTCCAGGATTTATTGTCCCACAGGTGCCCATGAACTATGCACAGACCACATATGCATACCAG TATCCCCTGCCACAGTGGTGTGGAGAGCAGAGGACGAGGCTTGTCAATCAG AACTATGTGGATTGTGGAGTCCAGACTTTGCTAACCCTTCTGTAG